The region ACGGAGAACAGGCTCGCTCCCGTGATGGACCGCCTGTATTTCGCCCTGGATACCGGCAATCTGAGCGTAATCTCTGCCCTGATCCAGGAAGCAGGAGACCTCATGGCTGCTGCGGGATTATCCGAGATGGCGGTGAAATCCTACTATGTCCGGGCCGTCACCTCCATGTCCGGGAAGCTCTCCGTTCATTATAAGGAGCTTAGCACTGCGCAGAGCCGGATGGAGGAGCAGATTCAGCAGATCTACAGGCATACCTCCCTCCCTCAGCTCCAGCGCTATATCACAGGTCTGCTGGAGGAATACGCTGGCGGGATTATCCGCGACGATACGGATGTCCTCATGAAGCGGATGGTCGATCTGATTCACCGGCACTATGACGAGAATCTGAAGCTGGAGACGCTGGCCGACGTGTTCACCTATAGCAGTGCCTATCTTGGCAAGCTGTTCAAGAACACTATGGGCTGCTCCTTCAACACTTATCTGGATACGATCCGCATTGAGAAGGCCAAGGAGCTGCTGGACCAGGGCTGCAAAATCCATGAGGCAGCCAGCAGCGTCGGCTTCAGCGATGTCGATTATTTCCGTGAGAAGTTCAAAAAAATCGCAGGCATCTCTCCCTCCGCTTACCGGAGAAAGGAGCCGGAGAATGCTTTTTCAGAAAGCGCTTACGAAAAGGACTGATTTCCCCCTGTTTTTACACTTAAATCTTCGGGTGTTTCCCGGCCTGACGGCAGATTATGATAAAGCTATATCGAAGGAGGGACATAAATGAAAGCGATTACCACCGCGATGAAGCCGGAGCCGAAGAAATCCTCCTCCAGCTTCTGGGGGAAATTCCGGCAGCAGAAATACCTCTATATGATGGCTGTTCCTTTTGTCCTCTGGGCCTTTGTCTTCAGCTATCTTCCGTTATGGGGGTGGATGATGGCTTTCCAGAAGTATAAGCCGGGCAAATCCTTTTTCGAGCAAAAATGGGTCGGCCTCCAGTACTTCCGGGAGCTGTTCCAGGATGAGCAATTCTTCAACGCCCTGCGCAATACGCTGGCCATGAGTATCATGGGACTGCTGGCAGGCTTTATCATTCCGATTATCTTCGCTATTCTGCTGAACGAGGTACGGCTGCAGGTGCTGAAGCGCTTCGTTCAGACGGTGTCGTATCTGCCGCACTTTGTGTCCTGGGTGGTTGCTGCCGGGATCATTACCAAGATGCTCTCCACAGACAACGGCGCAGTCAATGACCTGCTAATGGGCCTGCATATCATCAGTGAACCGATCCAGTTCATGGCCAAAGGCAATCTGTTCTGGGGCATTGTCACCGCATCGGATGTGTGGAAGGAGACAGGCTGGAACACCATTATCTATCTAGCCGCCATCTCGGGCATCGGGCCGGAGCTGTACGAGGCAGCCAGGGTGGACGGAGCCAGCCGGCTCCAGCAGGTACGTCATATCACTTTTCCGGGCATCCGGGGTACCATCGTGATCCTGCTGATTATGTCCATCGGCCATCTGATCAGCATCGGGTTCGAGAAGCAGTTCCTGCTCGGCAACAATCTGGTGCGTGACTACTCGCAGACTCTTGACCTGTATGCGCTGAATTACGGGCTGGGAATGGGACGGTTCTCCTTCGGGACGGCGATTAATATTTTCAACTCCGTGGTGAGTGTGATTCTGCTCTTTACCGCCAACGGCATCTTCAAAAAAATAACCAAGGAAAG is a window of Paenibacillus sp. FSL H3-0469 DNA encoding:
- a CDS encoding ABC transporter permease subunit; amino-acid sequence: MKAITTAMKPEPKKSSSSFWGKFRQQKYLYMMAVPFVLWAFVFSYLPLWGWMMAFQKYKPGKSFFEQKWVGLQYFRELFQDEQFFNALRNTLAMSIMGLLAGFIIPIIFAILLNEVRLQVLKRFVQTVSYLPHFVSWVVAAGIITKMLSTDNGAVNDLLMGLHIISEPIQFMAKGNLFWGIVTASDVWKETGWNTIIYLAAISGIGPELYEAARVDGASRLQQVRHITFPGIRGTIVILLIMSIGHLISIGFEKQFLLGNNLVRDYSQTLDLYALNYGLGMGRFSFGTAINIFNSVVSVILLFTANGIFKKITKESII